One window of Pseudacidobacterium ailaaui genomic DNA carries:
- a CDS encoding GumC family protein, with the protein MEEQGAQFTFQDVLAILKRRLWWVLVPLVFGPIIGFLVSFGIKPVYTSQTFVLVEQQKVPDTIVAPVVTDQLEMRLMTMRDQILSRSNLEPIIRRFGLYKADESRVPMEELVERLRKAISVTPLRPDGSSVLRGFYIDVSADHPAVARAVCAEILSMFMAENLKVRAQRAEDTTTFLAGQLDDAKHKLDDYDAKLAAFKSRYLGQLPTDEDRNLQMLSTLSSQLDAVNQELAQAQQQKASQEALLSQALTSLQASQKGADSPVDLERELSNLRMQLATLEARYTPEYPDVVRTKAQIQTLTQQLAAARKNAGNDSTKAPSVPDTPEVAQMRVALRGMDEAVRLKRAEQARLESEIRNMQSRVQLSPVVEEQYKSLTRDYESALQFYNELLNKKTQAEMATDLELRREGEQFRVMDPPDLPASPSSPNRLKCSLAGLAAGFFLGAALAAMLEMKERFLRTEEDIHKHLDLMTLVSLPDFSER; encoded by the coding sequence ATGGAAGAACAAGGCGCACAGTTTACTTTTCAGGACGTTCTGGCCATTTTAAAACGAAGGCTGTGGTGGGTGCTGGTCCCTCTGGTGTTTGGTCCCATCATCGGATTTCTGGTTTCCTTTGGCATCAAGCCTGTTTATACCTCTCAGACTTTTGTTCTGGTTGAGCAGCAGAAGGTACCAGATACCATTGTGGCTCCTGTGGTGACAGACCAGCTTGAGATGCGGCTGATGACGATGCGCGACCAGATTCTGAGCCGCTCGAATCTGGAGCCGATTATCCGTCGTTTTGGTCTGTATAAGGCAGATGAGAGCCGCGTCCCCATGGAAGAGCTGGTAGAACGTCTGCGGAAAGCCATCAGCGTTACACCGCTTCGTCCGGATGGGTCGAGTGTGTTGCGAGGGTTCTATATTGACGTCAGTGCAGATCATCCAGCAGTGGCACGCGCAGTCTGTGCTGAAATTCTCTCTATGTTTATGGCGGAAAACCTGAAAGTGCGCGCACAGCGTGCTGAGGATACGACCACATTTCTTGCCGGCCAGCTTGATGACGCAAAACACAAGCTGGACGACTATGATGCAAAGCTGGCCGCATTCAAAAGCAGATATCTAGGACAGCTGCCCACGGACGAAGACCGGAACCTTCAGATGCTTTCCACCTTGAGCTCACAACTGGATGCGGTCAATCAGGAGCTGGCTCAGGCGCAGCAGCAAAAAGCGTCTCAGGAAGCATTGCTCTCGCAGGCTTTGACGAGTTTGCAGGCGTCCCAGAAAGGTGCCGACAGCCCAGTGGATCTAGAGCGGGAGCTGAGTAATCTGCGGATGCAGCTCGCCACTCTTGAAGCGCGTTATACGCCGGAATATCCCGACGTGGTCCGGACCAAAGCGCAGATCCAGACGTTGACGCAGCAACTGGCTGCGGCACGGAAAAATGCAGGCAATGATTCCACCAAGGCGCCTAGTGTCCCGGATACGCCCGAAGTGGCACAGATGCGCGTCGCGCTGCGGGGAATGGATGAAGCTGTGCGATTGAAGCGGGCCGAACAGGCCAGGTTGGAAAGCGAGATCCGCAATATGCAGTCGCGCGTGCAGTTGAGTCCTGTGGTGGAAGAGCAATACAAATCACTTACACGTGATTATGAAAGCGCATTGCAGTTTTACAACGAACTACTGAACAAAAAGACACAGGCTGAAATGGCAACAGATCTGGAGCTTCGCAGAGAAGGAGAACAATTCCGCGTGATGGATCCCCCGGATCTCCCGGCCAGTCCGAGTTCGCCCAATCGTTTGAAGTGCTCTCTGGCAGGTCTTGCAGCCGGGTTCTTCTTGGGGGCGGCGTTGGCGGCGATGCTGGAAATGAAAGAGCGCTTTCTCCGGACAGAAGAGGACATCCACAAGCACCTTGATCTGATGACTCTTGTAAGCTTGCCGGACTTTTCTGAAAGGTAG
- a CDS encoding polysaccharide biosynthesis/export family protein, which produces MKPYAALLLILIGTAPAQTFVNKAAPDVQAGAHKVVNDAADPAYVIGADDVLAVTVWKEPELSATVPVRSDGKISLPLLNDVQAAGLTPSQLAADVSEKVKKFITDPSVTVIVTQMNSRKAYIMGLVNHQGMVRLQANMTVLQALSAAGGLAPFANRKKIYVLRSENGQEQKLPFNYDSVIKGKNVEQNVLLKPGDTVVVP; this is translated from the coding sequence ATGAAACCATATGCTGCGCTTTTGTTGATTTTGATAGGGACGGCGCCAGCACAGACGTTTGTAAACAAAGCCGCGCCGGATGTGCAGGCTGGCGCACACAAGGTTGTGAACGATGCTGCAGATCCGGCCTATGTCATTGGTGCCGATGATGTACTTGCCGTGACGGTGTGGAAGGAGCCTGAACTCTCCGCGACAGTCCCGGTGCGCTCGGACGGAAAAATATCGCTGCCCCTGTTGAATGATGTTCAGGCGGCGGGGTTGACTCCGTCCCAGTTAGCTGCGGATGTAAGTGAAAAGGTCAAGAAGTTTATTACAGATCCAAGTGTTACCGTCATTGTTACACAAATGAACAGCCGTAAGGCCTACATTATGGGTCTGGTCAATCACCAAGGCATGGTTCGCCTTCAGGCCAACATGACAGTGCTTCAGGCCCTTTCCGCCGCGGGTGGGCTGGCGCCATTTGCCAATCGCAAAAAAATCTATGTCCTGCGCAGCGAAAACGGACAGGAGCAGAAACTGCCATTCAACTACGACTCGGTCATCAAAGGCAAGAATGTGGAACAGAATGTATTGCTGAAGCCGGGGGACACAGTCGTCGTTCCGTGA
- the ligA gene encoding NAD-dependent DNA ligase LigA has protein sequence MVQKTARERIEELRETIRHHEYLYYVLDSPEISDADYDKLMRELQSLEKEHPELITSDSPTQRVGGKPKEGFAKVPHSRPMLSLDNAMSEEELRDWDRRVRQLAGPGQQISYVCEYKLDGLSMALRYQQSEDGAAHLKLGLTRGDGLIGEDVTTNVRTIRSVPLSIPAAKLMKAKLPADFEVRGEVVMPLAAFEKANEEREAQGLAPAANPRNFAAGTIRTLEPNIVAQRRLDFYAYFALTPAGEDLFQEQSQALDALAAAGFRVNPHREAIDSFEKIMDFIQRAEQHRATLGYEIDGVVIKVSSTELQQRLGYTGRAPRWAIAYKFTARAGITQVEDIRVQVGRTGKLTPVAVLTPVLIGGTTVSRATLHNADEIDRLGLLIGDWVRVERGGDVIPKVVEVIEDKDHPRGKRKFQFPSLCPECGSEIVRTEGEADYRCVNADCPARLRESLLHYASRGVMNIEGLGEAVVNQLLERKLVRSIADLYKLDESALLSLDRIGEKTARSLLREIEQSKKARLDRVLYGLGIRFVGERTAQLLAEEFGSMDAILSASQEDLERVNEVGPKVSQAIHEFFREEKNRELVEHLRQAGLTLTAEKRKKTSQLEGLTFVLTGTLPHLTREEAKAKIEAAGGRVSGSVSKKTSYVVAGEDAGSKLDKAHELKVPVIDELKLLEMLG, from the coding sequence ATGGTCCAGAAGACTGCCAGAGAACGTATTGAAGAATTGCGCGAAACTATCCGGCACCATGAATACCTTTATTACGTCCTGGATTCCCCGGAAATTTCCGATGCTGATTATGACAAGCTCATGCGCGAGTTGCAGTCGCTGGAGAAAGAGCATCCTGAGCTGATTACGTCGGATTCGCCGACACAAAGGGTCGGAGGCAAGCCGAAAGAAGGTTTTGCCAAAGTGCCGCATTCCCGCCCCATGCTTTCACTGGACAATGCGATGAGCGAAGAAGAGTTGCGGGACTGGGATCGTCGCGTACGGCAGCTTGCTGGACCGGGCCAGCAGATCAGCTATGTATGTGAATACAAGCTGGATGGCCTCTCCATGGCGCTGCGATATCAGCAGTCTGAAGATGGTGCCGCGCATCTGAAGTTGGGCCTGACCAGAGGAGATGGTCTGATTGGCGAAGATGTAACAACCAATGTGCGCACGATACGTTCGGTCCCGTTGTCCATTCCGGCTGCGAAGCTGATGAAGGCAAAACTGCCCGCAGATTTTGAGGTGCGGGGAGAAGTTGTAATGCCTTTGGCAGCTTTTGAGAAAGCGAATGAAGAACGAGAGGCGCAGGGACTGGCACCAGCTGCGAATCCACGCAATTTTGCTGCAGGAACCATCCGCACATTGGAACCAAATATTGTGGCGCAGCGGCGGCTGGACTTTTATGCGTATTTTGCACTGACACCGGCTGGAGAGGACCTGTTTCAAGAACAGAGTCAGGCACTGGATGCGCTGGCGGCAGCAGGCTTTCGTGTAAATCCGCATCGGGAAGCAATTGACTCGTTTGAGAAGATCATGGATTTCATCCAACGGGCCGAGCAACATCGGGCGACGCTGGGCTATGAGATTGATGGCGTGGTCATTAAGGTGAGCTCTACGGAACTACAGCAACGGCTTGGATACACAGGTCGTGCTCCGCGTTGGGCCATTGCTTATAAATTTACTGCCCGCGCAGGGATTACCCAGGTAGAGGACATTCGCGTGCAAGTAGGGCGCACGGGAAAACTTACCCCCGTTGCCGTGCTGACACCGGTATTGATCGGAGGGACAACAGTAAGCCGCGCCACCCTGCATAACGCTGATGAGATTGATCGCCTGGGTCTGCTCATTGGAGACTGGGTGCGTGTGGAGCGGGGAGGCGACGTAATCCCGAAAGTGGTGGAAGTCATTGAGGACAAAGACCATCCGCGCGGCAAAAGAAAATTTCAGTTCCCCTCGCTTTGTCCAGAATGCGGCAGTGAGATTGTACGCACGGAGGGTGAAGCCGATTATCGGTGTGTGAACGCAGACTGTCCGGCGCGGTTACGGGAAAGCCTTCTGCATTATGCTTCCCGCGGCGTGATGAATATCGAAGGACTGGGAGAGGCAGTCGTGAATCAGTTGCTGGAGCGTAAGCTGGTGCGCAGCATTGCTGACTTGTACAAACTTGATGAGTCAGCGCTGCTTTCCCTGGATCGGATTGGCGAAAAGACTGCCCGGTCTCTGCTGCGGGAAATTGAGCAATCAAAAAAGGCCCGTCTGGACCGCGTGCTCTACGGACTTGGGATTCGCTTTGTTGGGGAACGGACCGCGCAACTGCTGGCTGAAGAGTTTGGTTCTATGGATGCGATTTTGTCCGCATCACAGGAGGACCTGGAGCGCGTGAATGAAGTGGGGCCGAAGGTGTCCCAAGCCATCCACGAGTTTTTTCGTGAGGAAAAGAACCGTGAACTGGTGGAGCACCTGCGTCAGGCAGGACTCACGCTTACCGCTGAAAAACGCAAAAAGACCTCCCAACTGGAAGGCCTGACCTTTGTTTTGACCGGGACACTTCCTCATCTGACCCGGGAAGAAGCAAAAGCGAAGATCGAAGCTGCGGGTGGGCGTGTCTCCGGCTCAGTCAGCAAAAAAACGAGCTATGTCGTCGCTGGTGAGGATGCGGGATCAAAACTGGACAAAGCCCATGAGTTGAAAGTCCCTGTGATTGATGAGCTAAAACTGCTGGAGATGCTGGGATAG
- a CDS encoding metal-dependent hydrolase encodes MLSSFQMDPVTHLLTGAVLGRAGLNRKAAYTTLAMTLAAEAPDLDVLWGLRGPVAGFEHHRGITHTLLAAPFIALVTVAVVWLVHRCRKKPPLAPVRWALLWFFAFLADLSHLLLDFTNNYGLRPFFPFSPRWYSWDIVFIVEPLMLAVLVLALLMPWIFGLTDREIGARRNPFRGRGWAITALLLIAFLYGLRHVEHQRAMDLARSAEINAGPLLRVAAEPYPVNPFHWYAILETKTTYQTIIVDTHLDDADADSGQTIYKPAVTPLITAAKQSWLGQVYLDWSKFPVIEDKGPITPPGYDVDPAQPDWHTVQFRDLRFGYPVLSFKANDSVLSGWVYVGPQMEIEGMFMSGKEQKN; translated from the coding sequence TTGCTATCATCCTTCCAGATGGATCCCGTCACCCACTTGCTTACTGGTGCTGTTCTCGGTCGTGCAGGATTGAACCGCAAGGCCGCCTATACCACTTTGGCCATGACACTTGCCGCTGAAGCCCCGGATCTCGATGTGCTGTGGGGCCTCCGAGGTCCTGTGGCCGGCTTTGAACATCATCGAGGCATCACGCACACTCTGCTGGCTGCGCCTTTCATTGCACTGGTCACCGTGGCCGTGGTCTGGCTTGTCCACCGCTGTCGGAAAAAGCCGCCGCTCGCTCCCGTACGCTGGGCCCTTTTGTGGTTTTTTGCTTTTCTTGCCGACCTCAGCCACTTGTTGCTCGATTTCACCAACAACTACGGTCTGCGCCCCTTTTTCCCCTTTTCGCCACGCTGGTATTCATGGGACATCGTCTTCATCGTCGAACCGCTGATGCTGGCTGTGCTGGTCCTCGCCCTCCTCATGCCATGGATCTTCGGCCTGACCGATCGTGAGATTGGTGCCAGACGCAATCCCTTCCGCGGACGAGGATGGGCCATTACAGCTCTGTTGTTGATCGCATTCCTCTACGGATTACGCCACGTCGAGCACCAGCGTGCCATGGACCTGGCCCGCAGTGCAGAAATAAACGCCGGTCCTCTCCTTCGCGTCGCCGCTGAACCTTATCCTGTCAATCCCTTTCATTGGTATGCCATTCTCGAAACAAAAACTACATACCAAACCATAATAGTAGATACGCATCTTGATGATGCAGATGCAGATTCCGGACAGACCATCTACAAACCAGCGGTCACCCCGTTGATTACCGCAGCAAAACAGTCGTGGCTTGGCCAGGTTTATCTTGATTGGTCAAAGTTTCCAGTGATTGAAGACAAAGGTCCCATCACGCCGCCCGGATACGACGTAGACCCAGCACAGCCCGATTGGCACACCGTGCAGTTTCGCGATCTGCGCTTCGGCTATCCTGTGCTGTCTTTCAAAGCCAATGACTCTGTTCTTTCCGGATGGGTCTATGTTGGCCCTCAGATGGAAATTGAAGGTATGTTCATGAGTGGAAAAGAACAAAAGAATTGA